ACAGCACCAGGAGCAACACCACCATGAACGTACTCATCACCGGGGCCAACCGCGGCATCGGCCTGGCTTTCGTCAAACATTATCTGGAACAGGGCGGCGAGGTATGGGCCTATTACCGTCGCGATCACCACGAGCTGCCCGCTTTGAACCACCCGCGTTTGCACCCACTGCAATGGGATGTGCGACAAGACCCGGCGCCGGGTTTTGCCGACGCGGCGGGGCTGCCGGATGCCATCGACTTGCTCATTATTAACCCGGCAATCAAACAGGTCGTCCTGAGCTGTTTGATTGCCGCCCGCGAAATACGGGCGCCATTGTGCGAAATGGCTGGTATTTCGCGGGCTCGCATTGACTTGCGCCAATGGCGGCACATCCCTGTGCCGCACCATTAACCCGACAATCCTAATTGCCGGGTTAATAACAATGCGGGGATCTACGGCCCGAAAAAAGAACAGGGCCAAAGCCTGAGTGGCGTGACGCCAAAAACCATGCTGGAAGTCTTCGACGTCGACTGCGCCGGCCCGTTGCGGGTGGTGCAAACCCTGCTCACACGATTGCGGCGGGCGCGGGGCACCATTGCCAATGTAAGCTCGAAAATGGGCTCTTCGGCGGACAACAGCAGTGGCGGCTGCTATGCCTACCGCGCCGCCAAAGCGGCCTTGGTGATTGTGTCCAAATCCATGGCCATTGATTTGGCGCCGGACGGCGTCCGGGTGATCACCCTGCACCCCGGCTGGGTACGCACGGACATGACCGGCCACGGCGGACTGATCGACGCCGCGACTTCCGCAGCGGGCATGGCGCGGGTTATCGCCAGGGCCGACCGCTATGAACCCGGCGCATTCGTGGCTTTTGAC
The sequence above is drawn from the Gammaproteobacteria bacterium genome and encodes:
- a CDS encoding SDR family NAD(P)-dependent oxidoreductase is translated as MYGPKKEQGQSLSGVTPKTMLEVFDVDCAGPLRVVQTLLTRLRRARGTIANVSSKMGSSADNSSGGCYAYRAAKAALVIVSKSMAIDLAPDGVRVITLHPGWVRTDMTGHGGLIDAATSAAGMARVIARADRYEPGAFVAFDGKIVPY
- a CDS encoding SDR family NAD(P)-dependent oxidoreductase, producing the protein MNVLITGANRGIGLAFVKHYLEQGGEVWAYYRRDHHELPALNHPRLHPLQWDVRQDPAPGFADAAGLPDAIDLLIINPAIKQVVLSCLIAAREIRAPLCEMAGISRARIDLRQWRHIPVPHH